One genomic region from Spirulina subsalsa PCC 9445 encodes:
- a CDS encoding site-2 protease family protein codes for MTIVEFILLICLGLLSYLIVKRTVSHLTTTPIWLLWLVLMLPPLLLSVWLFLFGEDQPLPWALLILPFILCPLLYWWLIQKGRLPLSATEEGEDGLTPKTKGMAATSDNKLMAKPLTPEEEKRLRNCFPWGVYYLQNVDYRPQAILCRGRLKSNPEVAYHTVRANVEQKFGDRFLLIFQEGTPNKPFFALVPNPWSQQKTATQTEPLKRPVLALALLFITLFTTTLIGVELAGFTVDQLQTDPRLFVQGLPYSLPLVAILGVHELSHYGAAVYYKIRATLPYFIPMPFFLGTFGAFIQMRSPVPHRKALFDVAIAGPLGGFILSLPILIWGLMLSETTPLLEDSSLLSFQALDPRFSLFLSVLGKLTLGSDLTTNMAIALHPLAIAGYLGIIVTALNLMPVGQLDGGHIVHSMFGQRSAIAIGQIVRFLMFLFALQRPELMVWAVILLLLPTADEPALNDVTELDNSRDLLGLLALGLLVIILFPVPGILAQWLNL; via the coding sequence ATGACCATTGTAGAATTTATACTCCTGATTTGTCTCGGTCTGTTGAGTTACTTGATCGTCAAGCGAACTGTATCTCATCTGACCACAACACCAATCTGGCTTTTATGGTTGGTGTTGATGCTCCCCCCGTTGTTGCTTAGTGTGTGGCTATTCCTGTTTGGGGAAGATCAGCCTTTGCCCTGGGCTTTATTGATTTTACCGTTTATTCTCTGTCCGCTCTTGTATTGGTGGTTAATTCAAAAGGGACGACTACCTTTAAGTGCTACGGAGGAGGGGGAAGATGGCTTAACGCCTAAAACCAAGGGGATGGCGGCCACGTCTGATAATAAGTTAATGGCGAAACCCCTCACACCGGAGGAGGAAAAGCGCCTACGGAATTGTTTCCCTTGGGGGGTGTATTATCTGCAAAATGTGGACTATCGACCTCAAGCTATTCTCTGTCGGGGACGGCTAAAATCTAACCCCGAGGTGGCTTATCATACGGTGCGGGCGAATGTAGAACAGAAATTTGGCGATCGCTTTTTATTGATTTTCCAAGAGGGAACCCCCAATAAGCCGTTTTTTGCTCTAGTTCCCAATCCTTGGTCACAACAAAAAACCGCCACCCAAACCGAACCCTTAAAACGCCCCGTTTTAGCCCTAGCTCTGTTATTCATTACCCTCTTTACCACAACCTTAATCGGGGTAGAATTAGCCGGATTTACGGTCGATCAGTTACAAACGGATCCCCGTTTATTCGTGCAGGGTTTACCCTATAGCTTGCCCTTAGTAGCCATTTTAGGGGTTCATGAACTGAGCCACTATGGGGCGGCTGTTTACTATAAAATTCGCGCTACCTTGCCCTATTTCATCCCCATGCCCTTCTTTTTGGGGACGTTTGGGGCATTTATTCAGATGCGCTCCCCGGTACCCCATCGTAAGGCATTGTTTGATGTAGCGATCGCTGGACCATTGGGAGGGTTCATCTTATCCTTGCCGATTCTGATTTGGGGCTTAATGCTATCGGAAACGACTCCCTTATTAGAAGACTCCAGCTTGCTCTCGTTCCAAGCCCTCGACCCCCGATTTTCCCTCTTTTTATCGGTTTTAGGCAAATTGACCCTCGGCAGTGATTTAACCACTAACATGGCCATTGCCCTCCATCCCCTCGCCATTGCGGGCTATTTAGGGATTATTGTCACCGCCTTAAACCTGATGCCTGTGGGACAATTAGACGGGGGGCATATTGTTCATTCCATGTTCGGCCAACGGAGTGCGATCGCCATTGGTCAAATTGTCCGTTTCTTAATGTTCTTATTTGCCCTACAACGCCCTGAGTTGATGGTTTGGGCTGTGATTCTGCTCCTACTCCCGACGGCTGATGAACCCGCCCTCAATGATGTCACGGAATTAGACAATAGTCGGGACTTGCTGGGACTTCTCGCACTGGGTTTATTAGTGATTATTCTCTTCCCCGTTCCTGGTATTCTCGCTCAATGGTTAAATCTCTAA
- the yidD gene encoding membrane protein insertion efficiency factor YidD encodes MKTLSYSRRWRIAIFRGFLVTSKGFVSSLVNSVGVMIDHLAQYGHPLAKATSHTLEQMTKKTGVALITSYQKYLSPHKGFSCAHRVLYGSDSCSQYVKKMLIEQDLQSALSLSRERFGRCKTAKIILRSETLEEKRRREKKNVSGDCGCSPEGCINNFLDECTPDCNDLNCGEADFGDCDCGDMNCEPDCDCG; translated from the coding sequence ATGAAAACTTTATCTTATTCCCGGAGATGGCGTATTGCTATCTTCCGAGGGTTTCTGGTTACGTCTAAAGGTTTCGTCTCCTCTCTCGTCAATTCCGTTGGTGTCATGATAGATCACCTAGCTCAATATGGTCATCCCTTAGCTAAAGCAACCTCTCACACTTTAGAACAGATGACCAAAAAAACTGGAGTAGCCTTAATTACAAGCTATCAAAAATACTTGTCTCCCCATAAGGGTTTTTCCTGCGCTCATCGGGTTTTATATGGTAGTGACTCTTGTTCACAATATGTCAAAAAGATGCTGATTGAACAAGATTTACAATCGGCACTTTCCCTATCCCGTGAGCGCTTTGGCAGATGTAAAACAGCGAAAATCATTTTGCGCTCAGAAACTTTGGAAGAAAAACGCCGCCGCGAGAAGAAGAATGTATCAGGGGATTGTGGCTGCTCACCAGAAGGATGTATTAATAACTTCCTTGATGAATGTACCCCAGATTGCAACGATCTCAACTGTGGAGAGGCTGATTTTGGGGATTGTGATTGTGGAGACATGAATTGTGAGCCAGATTGTGATTGTGGTTAG
- a CDS encoding choice-of-anchor W domain-containing protein: MRFKQTAIALSLTTLGLFFGNASAEAFTFKGHYSEAEFEALGIEIPWAAESRIGLVGTGEHEINIHDATNSSQNRVQANYDNWVSGQAVDFSLIFDSIAQTLTYTVGGLEISKSNIGISNFSDLLIRTTARVNGSSMVVDNLFLTDSVMSGAIAANSSAACSGGVGCSYWDSEYLHIGNIVGSFTLTGQSTMTWLSGQKPTRSQLAYQIKLVEGEGDVTVPEPAAISLFSLGLLGLLAKRKQ; encoded by the coding sequence ATGAGATTTAAACAAACGGCGATCGCACTTTCCCTTACCACCCTTGGCCTATTCTTCGGCAACGCCAGCGCAGAAGCATTTACCTTCAAAGGCCATTACAGCGAAGCAGAATTTGAAGCATTAGGGATCGAAATTCCTTGGGCCGCAGAAAGCCGCATTGGTTTAGTCGGCACCGGGGAACACGAAATCAACATTCACGACGCAACCAACAGCAGCCAGAATCGCGTTCAAGCTAACTATGATAACTGGGTCAGCGGCCAGGCCGTCGATTTTTCCCTTATTTTTGACAGCATCGCCCAAACCTTAACCTATACCGTTGGTGGGCTTGAAATTTCTAAAAGCAATATTGGAATTTCTAACTTTTCAGATTTACTCATTCGTACCACCGCCCGAGTTAATGGGAGCAGTATGGTAGTTGATAATCTATTCTTAACCGACAGCGTAATGTCTGGAGCTATTGCAGCCAACTCCAGCGCCGCTTGTAGTGGAGGAGTTGGGTGTAGTTATTGGGATTCTGAATACTTACACATTGGTAATATTGTAGGCAGTTTCACCTTAACAGGTCAATCTACCATGACTTGGTTAAGCGGTCAAAAACCCACTCGTTCTCAACTGGCTTATCAAATCAAATTAGTAGAAGGGGAAGGAGATGTTACAGTTCCTGAACCTGCCGCTATTTCTTTATTCTCATTGGGTCTTTTGGGCTTGTTAGCAAAACGTAAACAATAA
- a CDS encoding Uma2 family endonuclease codes for MAQISRQPVAKLTLADFLARPETKPASEFVEGDVWQKPMPQGKHSAIQSELVPKINGELRGRKVARAFSELRCTFGNRSTVPDVSVFVWDRIACDSSGEIANVFPLVPDWIIEILSPDQSQTKVVKNIVYGLKHGALMGWLIDPGDRTVFVYYPSRELEILDEPEMALPVPTFAEGLLLTVGELFGWLAK; via the coding sequence ATGGCTCAAATCTCCAGACAGCCTGTTGCAAAACTGACATTAGCGGATTTTTTGGCTAGGCCCGAAACTAAGCCAGCGAGTGAGTTTGTTGAGGGAGACGTTTGGCAAAAACCGATGCCCCAAGGAAAGCATAGTGCGATTCAAAGTGAATTAGTTCCTAAAATCAACGGGGAATTAAGAGGTCGAAAAGTGGCGCGGGCGTTTTCTGAGTTGCGGTGTACGTTTGGCAATCGATCTACTGTGCCAGATGTGAGTGTGTTTGTTTGGGATCGTATTGCTTGTGATTCATCGGGGGAGATTGCCAATGTGTTTCCCTTGGTTCCAGATTGGATCATCGAAATCCTCTCCCCCGATCAGAGTCAAACGAAGGTGGTGAAAAATATTGTTTATGGTTTGAAGCATGGGGCATTGATGGGATGGTTGATTGATCCGGGCGATCGCACTGTGTTTGTCTATTATCCCAGTCGGGAACTGGAAATCCTCGATGAACCGGAGATGGCGTTGCCTGTGCCGACTTTTGCCGAGGGATTGCTGTTAACGGTGGGTGAATTGTTTGGCTGGTTAGCGAAATGA
- a CDS encoding DUF760 domain-containing protein — protein sequence MVFDPNLFNTESEQVQRNTLLQYLKQQHPEVLEQVAQSATPEIKQIITQNVQGLIGMLPSEDFNVQIITDRDNMANLLASAMMTGYFLRRMEQRMELDSTLDDTSSLR from the coding sequence ATGGTATTTGACCCTAATTTATTCAACACCGAATCCGAGCAAGTCCAACGAAATACACTGCTTCAGTACCTTAAGCAGCAGCACCCGGAAGTGTTAGAACAAGTGGCTCAATCTGCAACCCCTGAAATTAAGCAGATTATCACCCAAAATGTGCAAGGTCTGATCGGGATGCTACCGTCGGAAGATTTTAACGTGCAAATTATCACAGACCGGGACAACATGGCGAATCTGTTGGCCTCTGCCATGATGACGGGGTATTTTCTGCGACGGATGGAACAACGGATGGAGTTGGATTCCACCCTAGATGATACCAGTTCGTTACGGTAG
- a CDS encoding glutathione S-transferase family protein translates to MTLTWTELAALTNWQIDRVNGPTNPQSRLRLFNQPESAVRVTLYRDNHAWCPYCQKVWLWLEEKQIPYRVEKVTMFCYGEKEAWYKRKVPSGMLPALELDGRLITESDDILLALEETFGPLGWGLNDPQVIPLRRLERSLFRAWCSWLCSARQDETRRNQFIGVVAQVEAALSEHPGPYFLPEFSVVDVVFTPFLERMNASFYYYKGYSLREENERLGAWFDGMESRSTYRGTQSDFHTHVHDLPPQMGACWDNDNPQRLIYQAKVDHGPWLDLPDARYPEPETSKAEALHRVIKHHENIIRVNPADNGLFDEALRCALTFMMTGELCPPPAGSDGALRYLRDRISVPRDMSIYAAKRLREALEITAALVGDNQGIPLPVKHRRDQDPANFAGVG, encoded by the coding sequence ATGACTCTAACTTGGACAGAACTTGCCGCCCTTACAAACTGGCAAATTGACCGCGTAAATGGCCCCACTAACCCTCAATCCCGTCTCCGTCTCTTTAATCAGCCAGAATCGGCTGTGCGGGTGACATTGTATCGAGATAATCATGCTTGGTGTCCCTACTGTCAAAAAGTTTGGCTGTGGTTAGAAGAAAAGCAAATCCCCTACCGGGTCGAAAAAGTCACCATGTTTTGCTATGGGGAAAAAGAAGCTTGGTATAAGCGAAAAGTCCCCTCGGGAATGCTGCCCGCGTTGGAATTAGACGGGCGCTTAATTACCGAAAGTGATGATATTTTATTAGCCCTAGAGGAGACTTTTGGCCCCTTGGGATGGGGACTCAATGATCCCCAAGTGATCCCTTTACGACGCTTAGAACGCTCCCTCTTTCGTGCTTGGTGTAGTTGGTTGTGTTCGGCCCGTCAAGATGAAACCCGACGTAACCAATTTATCGGGGTAGTGGCACAGGTGGAAGCGGCCTTAAGTGAACATCCTGGGCCTTATTTTCTGCCGGAGTTTAGTGTCGTCGATGTGGTTTTTACGCCCTTTCTTGAACGCATGAACGCCAGTTTCTACTATTACAAAGGGTATTCCCTGCGGGAGGAAAATGAGCGTTTAGGGGCTTGGTTTGACGGCATGGAAAGCCGTTCCACGTATCGAGGAACCCAGAGTGATTTTCATACCCATGTCCATGATTTACCCCCTCAAATGGGTGCTTGTTGGGATAATGACAATCCTCAACGGTTAATTTATCAGGCCAAGGTGGATCATGGGCCTTGGTTGGATCTCCCCGATGCGCGTTATCCTGAACCGGAAACCTCGAAAGCGGAGGCACTGCACCGAGTCATTAAACACCATGAGAATATTATTCGGGTAAATCCGGCCGATAATGGCTTATTTGATGAGGCCTTGCGTTGCGCGCTAACGTTTATGATGACGGGGGAATTATGCCCTCCTCCTGCGGGTTCTGATGGGGCTTTACGATATCTGCGCGATCGCATTAGTGTTCCTCGGGATATGTCCATTTATGCCGCTAAACGCCTGCGAGAAGCTTTAGAAATAACGGCCGCCCTCGTGGGGGATAATCAAGGGATTCCCCTACCCGTCAAGCATCGTCGCGATCAAGATCCTGCTAATTTTGCTGGAGTGGGTTGA
- a CDS encoding sensor histidine kinase, producing MKQGARIIAIAVTLIGCVVMFGWFFDIPLLKSILPGWVTMKANTALGFILSGSALWILYERKRPRKLWRIVAQSSAGLVLLIGLLTLAQYAFNLDFGIDQLLVKESVDAVATATPGRMAPNTALNFFLLGIGILLLSYRRPIYRVIHSITVVVFLIAFLGFLGYVYGNAYFYQYGSAFTAMALHTAIAFIFLCLSVLFATPRKGMMSVLTQDNAGGLMAQRLFPTVIILPPAICWVILLGYQQQIYTAELAICLLGILHVVIFGALIWWNARSLGKIDQRRHQAEFALKEANEELEERVKERTEQLMLTNDQLTVEIRDRKKVEIALKENNQKLKTLIKELKSTQLQLVQSEKMSSLGQLVAGVAHEINNPVNFIYGNLVHLEEYSQNLIDLVEMYQRQYPQATPEIEDKIEDIDLEFLLKDIPKILGSMQIGANRIREIIQSLRNFSRMDEAEVKEADLHQGLDSTLLILHNRLKAKPESPAIQVIKEYGDLPLLECYPGSLNQVFMNILANAIDALDEFYNQASPNTQKEMSRMIAIKTSCDEDWVTIFISDNGIGIKPEIRSSLYDPFFTTKPIGKGTGLGLAISYQIVVEKHQGDLSCLSEPGQGTQFIIKLPKRRGKPIQSADSTAEVKGDYALPELH from the coding sequence ATGAAACAGGGCGCTCGAATTATTGCGATCGCCGTCACCCTCATTGGTTGCGTGGTCATGTTTGGCTGGTTTTTCGATATTCCCCTCCTCAAAAGCATTTTACCCGGTTGGGTGACCATGAAAGCCAACACGGCCCTAGGATTTATTTTAAGTGGATCAGCGCTTTGGATTTTATATGAACGAAAAAGACCGCGTAAATTGTGGCGCATTGTCGCCCAAAGTTCTGCTGGGTTGGTATTATTAATCGGTTTACTAACTTTAGCTCAATACGCCTTTAACCTTGACTTTGGCATTGACCAATTATTAGTTAAAGAATCCGTCGATGCTGTAGCAACCGCTACACCGGGACGCATGGCACCCAATACCGCTTTAAATTTCTTCCTCTTAGGCATTGGGATTTTATTATTAAGCTATCGTCGCCCCATTTATCGGGTGATTCATAGTATCACCGTCGTGGTATTTCTCATCGCCTTTTTAGGGTTTTTGGGCTATGTTTACGGCAATGCCTACTTTTATCAGTATGGTTCCGCCTTCACCGCGATGGCTTTACATACCGCTATTGCTTTTATTTTCCTCTGTTTGAGTGTGCTTTTTGCTACACCCCGCAAAGGGATGATGTCCGTCTTAACTCAAGACAATGCCGGGGGATTAATGGCACAAAGGCTATTTCCCACAGTGATTATTTTACCCCCCGCGATTTGTTGGGTCATTTTACTGGGCTACCAACAACAAATTTATACCGCAGAACTCGCCATCTGTTTATTAGGGATTCTCCATGTGGTGATTTTTGGGGCGTTAATCTGGTGGAATGCCCGATCCTTGGGTAAGATTGATCAACGTCGCCATCAGGCAGAATTTGCCCTAAAAGAGGCAAATGAGGAGCTAGAAGAGCGAGTTAAAGAACGGACAGAACAGTTGATGCTCACCAATGATCAGCTAACGGTGGAAATTCGCGATCGCAAAAAAGTTGAAATCGCCCTCAAAGAGAACAACCAGAAGCTAAAAACCCTGATTAAAGAACTGAAAAGCACCCAGTTACAACTGGTACAAAGCGAAAAAATGTCCAGTTTAGGGCAATTAGTCGCTGGAGTTGCCCACGAGATTAACAATCCCGTTAATTTTATCTATGGGAATTTAGTCCACCTCGAAGAATACAGCCAGAACCTGATTGATTTAGTCGAAATGTATCAGAGACAATATCCCCAAGCCACCCCAGAAATTGAGGATAAAATTGAGGATATTGATCTAGAATTTCTCTTAAAAGATATTCCTAAAATTCTTGGATCGATGCAAATTGGGGCGAATCGCATTCGGGAAATTATCCAATCTTTACGCAATTTCTCCCGCATGGATGAGGCGGAAGTGAAAGAAGCGGATCTGCATCAAGGCCTAGATAGCACCTTATTAATTTTACATAATCGGCTGAAAGCAAAACCAGAAAGCCCTGCCATTCAGGTAATAAAAGAATATGGGGATCTGCCCTTACTTGAATGTTATCCCGGTTCTCTCAATCAAGTATTCATGAATATTCTCGCCAATGCCATTGACGCTTTAGACGAGTTTTATAACCAAGCATCCCCCAACACCCAGAAAGAAATGTCACGCATGATTGCCATTAAAACCAGTTGTGATGAAGACTGGGTGACAATTTTTATTTCGGATAATGGCATTGGGATTAAACCAGAAATTCGCAGCAGTTTATATGATCCCTTCTTCACCACCAAACCCATCGGCAAGGGGACAGGTTTAGGATTAGCCATTAGTTATCAAATTGTGGTAGAAAAACATCAAGGCGATTTGTCTTGTCTTTCTGAACCCGGACAAGGAACACAGTTTATCATTAAACTGCCCAAACGACGAGGGAAACCGATCCAATCGGCGGATTCAACCGCAGAAGTTAAGGGGGATTATGCGCTCCCTGAACTACATTAA
- a CDS encoding Dam family site-specific DNA-(adenine-N6)-methyltransferase, which translates to MFMLSFDEASLQKPKPFLKWVGGKTQLINEIDQMISYQISQHKELTYVEPFVGGGAVLFHVLSKFSQIKNIVINDINLNLISAYKLIREDCQNLISLLTNIEQDYYSLDSIEAQQEFYLAKREEFNQEPKDTQFGLLTQTALMLFLNKTCFNGLYRVNKKGQFNVPFGKYKQPNICHTNNLISVHKNLQKVKILQGDFEQTLKYAQPPTLFYLDPPYKPIKSTSAFTSYSSERFNDEDQVRLKQFCDQIHSNGHYFVLSNSDVKNFNQENTFFDDLYEHYKIKRVKARRSINSKGDGRGELFELLVTNF; encoded by the coding sequence ATGTTTATGTTGTCATTTGATGAGGCTTCATTGCAAAAACCTAAACCATTTTTAAAATGGGTAGGGGGCAAAACTCAATTAATCAATGAAATTGATCAAATGATTAGCTACCAAATTTCTCAACATAAAGAGCTTACTTATGTTGAGCCTTTTGTTGGTGGCGGTGCTGTCTTGTTTCATGTTTTATCAAAATTTTCTCAAATCAAAAATATTGTTATTAACGATATAAATTTAAACTTGATTAGTGCTTACAAATTAATCAGAGAAGATTGTCAAAATTTAATTTCATTGCTAACAAATATTGAGCAAGACTATTATAGTCTTGACTCAATTGAGGCTCAACAAGAATTCTATTTAGCGAAAAGAGAAGAATTTAATCAAGAGCCAAAAGATACACAATTTGGCTTATTGACTCAAACGGCTTTAATGCTGTTTTTAAATAAAACTTGTTTTAATGGGTTATATCGAGTGAATAAAAAGGGTCAATTTAACGTACCTTTTGGCAAATATAAACAACCTAACATTTGTCATACAAATAATCTTATTTCAGTTCATAAGAATTTACAAAAAGTGAAAATTTTGCAAGGAGATTTTGAACAGACTTTAAAATATGCTCAACCGCCAACTTTATTTTATTTAGATCCACCTTATAAACCGATTAAATCTACGTCTGCCTTTACGTCTTATTCTTCAGAACGTTTTAATGACGAGGATCAAGTTAGACTCAAACAGTTTTGCGATCAAATTCATAGTAACGGTCATTACTTTGTTTTGAGTAACTCAGATGTTAAAAACTTTAATCAGGAAAATACTTTTTTTGATGATCTCTATGAACACTATAAGATTAAACGAGTCAAGGCGAGGCGTAGTATTAATTCTAAAGGGGATGGACGGGGCGAATTATTTGAATTGCTAGTCACTAATTTTTAG